One genomic region from Salmo salar unplaced genomic scaffold, Ssal_v3.1, whole genome shotgun sequence encodes:
- the LOC123740623 gene encoding trichohyalin-like gives MENQRKMQEIKRVKHLLELLMVDLQLAHQEIERLMLWQKVMEDQRPRLAWNNKPIETEREREREREKEMERERKAEMERQEMKKKVKQAEETIKVLEREIETLKEMEKEIIFERERDMRIAENEKVKLVNGKVKELEREVERLKEDMTTKEIQYKIKFERAKEAYRRQNERVKQFNQNVLVLDREVVRMKEEIRLKDETEPERTFDRDRERENDWRRSEEEMKNRVEREMEMETALINDKKTSELEEVFKKIKIQLIELENMETDEYKWKQNQMDMEEKMEGENNKQKEVERKRMENVPKQRQVDEKKKEMEKNSEEEEEKEDDKEDILPPDKSIRRRAVDWVNKKWEKRNLKKIERTYQREAEEGYKIVHLVTRRLAAPSHRPLYLEGFVGEVRKVFDDPFSGTEAACKLIDLRHDARRVADYALDFRMLAVESAWNPEALFDMFQHGVSEEVKDKLAAGELPTGLDSHRFDIPTQPLFIPIDVRALNVRSICRVTHNTTPINLWVSGNHSETIQFLLIKSPQIPVVLGFSWTKRHNPLINWSTGAINGWSPFCHGHCLNSAQPAQGRLPGSS, from the exons CAAGAGATAGAGAGATTGATGCTATGGCAGAAAGTCATGGAGGATCAGCGACCAAGACTGGCCTGGAACAACAAACCtattgagacagaaagagagagggaaagagagagggaaaaagagatggaaagggagagaaaagCAGAAATGGAAAGACAAGAAATGAAGAAGAAAGTGAAACAGGCAGAAGAAACGATAAAAGTGTTAGAACGAGAGATTGAGACATTGAAAGAGATGGAAAAGGAAATCATatttgaaagagaaagagacatgcGTATTGCAGAGAATGAGAAAGTCAAACTGGTTAACGGAAAGGTaaaagagttagagagagaggttgagagactgAAAGAAGATATGACAACAAAAGAGATTCAATACAAAATCAAATTTGAAAGAGCGAAAGAAGCATATagaagacagaatgagagagtgaaACAGTTTAACCAAAATGTACTAGTGTTAGACAGAGAGGTTGTGAGAATGAAAGAAGAGATTAGATTGAAAGACGAGACTGAACCAGAGAGAACAtttgatagagacagagagagagaaaatgattgGAGACGAAGTGAAGAGGAGATGAAAaatagagtggagagagagatggagatggagacagCCCTCATCAATGACAAAAAGACGTCTGAATTGGAGGAAGTCTTCAAGAAAATCAAGATACAGCTGATAGAATTAGAAAATATGGAAACAGACGAATATAAATGGAAACAGAACCAAATGGACAtggaggagaagatggagggtGAGAACAACAAACAGAAAGAggtagaaagaaagagaatggagAATGTACCAAAACAGAGACAAGTAgatgagaagaagaaggagatggaga AGaacagtgaagaggaggaggagaaggaagatgaCAAGGAGGACATTCTCCCACCTGATAAAAGTATCCGAAGGAGAGCTGTGGACTGGGTGaataagaagtgggagaagagGAACCTCAAAAAGATCGAGAGAACGtatcagagagaggctgaggagggcTATAAGATCGTCCACCTAG TCACTCGCCGGTTAGCAGCGCCGTCCCACCGGCCACTCTACCTGGAGGGGTTCgtgggagaggtgaggaaggtttTTGATGACCCGTTCTCCGGGACAGAAGCTGCCTGTAAGTTAATTGATCTCCGGCATGACGCCCGCAGGGTGGCCGACTATGCACTGGATTTCCGCATGTTGGCAGTGGAGAGTGCATGGAACCCGGAAGCACTGTTTGACATGTTCCAGCACGGCGTCTCAGAGGAGGTTAAGGACAAGCTTGCTGCTGGGGAATTACCCACTGGTCTTGACTCTCATCGCTTTGACATCCCTACTCAGCCCCTCTTTATTCCCATTGATGTTCGAGCGTTGAACGTGCGCTCTATATGTCGGGTCACCCAtaacaccactcccatcaacctatgggtgtcagggaatcacagcgaGACCATTCAGTTCCTGCTCATTAAGTCCCCCCAGATTCCCGTggttttgggattctcctggACCAAACGGCACAATCCACTCATCAACTGGTCTACTGGTGCTATCAATGGCTGGAGTCCGTTCTGCCACGGCCATTGTCTGAATTCGGCACAACCTGCCCAGGGAAGGCTTCCTGGGTCCTCATAG